In Mycoplasmopsis cynos, the following are encoded in one genomic region:
- a CDS encoding transglutaminase domain-containing protein codes for MKKKLGFILLFSSSIITTISCNYSRNSKELKDNIELYNQEKNDKRINEKNIEKLHSPLVKPKTFEQIKNEYYELQSTVQDFINNKLNQLKYKTYKDQLTNIIDDFWYYKKLNQNVTSEHYLEVIQNISKAFDEVKSKYQNTPETTITNEQLEKDNEAFSNYGIKNKKDKNNDSDINSSVKTINSFENNLRTNKETLEFMNLVGISGVNEFSDRDYTFENKTQIKTFSKELIKGKRTDQEKTYAIYDWIIKNVKYAFDTRIQPAIEPFDVLTRKIAVCGGYSNLYKAMLDSVGIKNTIVIGFSKFGDHQWNLVYDSEKKTFFHSDPTWGANNPNYYNKTIEEFAKDHRAFQIIDVKYNLNNVSYEYNLGVSLFKNNENIQQIKEQISNNLNVVSISKEAFKTNEILYVGKHIERIEYESGTHNVKEFIVDPSNKYFASKDGILYNKDFTKLILAPELYEKSTITIPKTVKEIADNKSSLAIKNLKEIKVEPGNYWFSSLGGILYRNYFDKMVNKELRKIITIPSKIGPTLYIPNDVILDSHNFSFNDSIENIHLQEGIKIIPEFTFNNLKNLKLIEIPASVESFSGDAFVKIDHDKLKIKVANNISPFILDIIKKVNKNIEK; via the coding sequence ATGAAAAAAAAGCTAGGATTTATTTTACTTTTTAGCTCAAGCATAATAACAACTATTTCATGTAATTATTCTAGGAATAGCAAAGAACTAAAAGATAATATAGAACTATATAATCAAGAAAAAAACGATAAGAGAATTAATGAAAAAAATATCGAAAAACTTCATTCACCACTAGTAAAACCTAAAACTTTTGAACAAATTAAAAATGAATACTATGAATTACAATCAACTGTTCAAGATTTTATTAATAATAAATTAAATCAACTAAAATATAAAACTTATAAAGATCAATTAACTAATATTATTGATGATTTTTGATACTATAAGAAACTTAATCAAAATGTCACTAGTGAGCATTATTTGGAAGTCATTCAAAACATTTCTAAAGCATTTGATGAAGTTAAATCTAAATATCAAAATACCCCTGAAACTACAATTACAAATGAGCAATTAGAAAAAGATAATGAAGCTTTTTCTAATTATGGTATTAAAAATAAAAAAGATAAAAATAATGATAGCGATATTAATTCTAGTGTAAAAACTATTAATAGTTTTGAAAATAATTTAAGAACGAATAAAGAAACCTTAGAATTTATGAACCTTGTTGGTATTAGTGGTGTCAATGAATTTTCAGATCGCGACTATACTTTTGAAAATAAAACTCAAATAAAGACATTTTCAAAAGAGCTTATTAAAGGAAAGCGAACTGATCAAGAAAAAACTTATGCAATATATGATTGAATTATTAAAAATGTTAAATATGCTTTTGATACAAGAATTCAACCAGCAATTGAACCATTTGATGTCTTAACACGAAAAATAGCAGTATGTGGTGGATATAGCAATTTATATAAAGCGATGTTAGATTCAGTTGGTATTAAAAATACTATTGTTATTGGTTTTTCTAAATTTGGTGATCATCAATGAAATTTAGTTTATGATTCTGAAAAAAAGACCTTTTTCCATTCAGATCCAACTTGAGGTGCTAATAACCCGAATTATTATAATAAGACAATTGAAGAATTTGCAAAGGATCATAGAGCATTTCAAATTATTGATGTTAAATATAACTTAAATAATGTTTCATATGAATATAACTTAGGTGTTTCATTATTTAAAAATAATGAAAATATTCAACAAATAAAAGAGCAAATTTCAAATAATTTAAATGTAGTTTCAATTTCTAAAGAAGCATTTAAAACTAATGAAATTCTTTATGTTGGAAAACACATCGAAAGAATTGAATATGAGTCTGGAACTCATAATGTAAAAGAATTTATTGTTGATCCATCAAATAAATATTTTGCTTCAAAAGATGGAATCTTGTACAATAAAGACTTTACAAAACTTATTTTAGCACCAGAATTATATGAAAAATCAACTATTACAATTCCAAAAACAGTTAAAGAAATAGCGGATAATAAAAGCTCATTAGCTATTAAAAATCTTAAGGAAATTAAAGTTGAACCTGGTAATTATTGATTTTCAAGTTTAGGTGGAATTTTATATCGTAATTATTTTGATAAAATGGTAAATAAGGAGTTAAGAAAAATTATTACAATTCCATCAAAAATAGGACCCACACTTTACATTCCAAACGATGTCATTTTGGATTCGCATAATTTTTCATTTAATGATAGTATTGAGAATATCCATTTGCAAGAAGGTATTAAAATAATTCCTGAATTTACATTTAACAATTTAAAAAATCTAAAATTAATCGAAATTCCTGCTAGTGTTGAATCGTTTTCAGGTGACGCTTTTGTAAAAATCGATCACGATAAATTAAAAATAAAAGTAGCTAATAATATAAGTCCGTTTATTTTAGATATTATTAAAAAGGTTAATAAAAATATAGAAAAATAA
- a CDS encoding MSC_0618 family F1-like ATPase beta subunit, translated as MNGKIINLWSDVIEIEFPKENLPKVNYLLTLHNGKTYLLVKRILNDTTVRAIIIYNEQEIAIDDDVVNLGRSFMVPVGHESLNNIYSFKGEALLPENAYYEPTKVEMNSTINPERFLSKNVEFIETGIKAIDFFIPIIKGYKLGIFGGAGVGKTVLMKEMIFNINKRSENTANIFIGSGERSREAIELYNELNSSNLMDKSVMYISKMNESPGARMSIVPIGVTAAEYLRDNEHQDVLLFIDNIYRFLQAENETSATLGKRPSIGGYQSTLESDVASIEDRLYKNDNGSITSFQTMFLPMDDLADPSAVAVFNHLDGSMVLSRAQSAKNIFPAFDPLESQSNSVSEELLGKRHFDAIIETKRILKAYKDLEDVILILGFDELDEESKNTVKKALQLENFFTQNFFMTEHFTKSPGVFVPLQDTIESVIRILEGKYLKQSPEIFQYIGSNLDIPTDEELEEMSKIKE; from the coding sequence ATGAACGGTAAAATAATTAATTTATGATCTGATGTTATAGAAATTGAATTTCCCAAAGAAAATCTTCCTAAAGTTAATTATTTATTAACTTTACATAATGGTAAAACATATCTTTTAGTTAAAAGAATTTTAAATGATACTACAGTTAGGGCAATTATTATTTACAATGAACAAGAAATTGCGATTGACGATGATGTTGTTAACTTAGGTCGTAGTTTTATGGTTCCAGTTGGTCATGAATCATTAAATAATATCTATTCATTTAAAGGTGAAGCTTTGTTACCTGAAAATGCTTATTATGAGCCTACTAAGGTTGAAATGAATAGCACAATTAACCCAGAAAGATTTCTTTCAAAAAATGTAGAATTTATTGAAACAGGAATTAAAGCCATTGACTTTTTTATCCCAATTATTAAAGGATATAAATTAGGTATCTTTGGTGGTGCTGGAGTTGGAAAAACTGTTTTAATGAAAGAAATGATTTTCAATATTAATAAAAGAAGTGAAAATACTGCTAACATTTTTATTGGTTCAGGTGAGCGTTCAAGAGAAGCGATTGAATTATATAATGAGTTAAATTCATCTAATTTGATGGATAAATCAGTAATGTATATTTCAAAAATGAATGAATCTCCTGGTGCACGTATGTCAATTGTCCCTATTGGTGTAACTGCAGCTGAATATCTTAGAGATAATGAACACCAAGACGTTTTATTATTTATTGACAATATTTATCGTTTTTTACAGGCAGAAAATGAAACAAGTGCAACCTTAGGAAAAAGACCTTCAATTGGTGGATATCAATCAACTTTAGAAAGTGATGTTGCAAGTATAGAAGATCGTTTATATAAAAATGATAATGGATCAATTACATCATTCCAAACAATGTTTTTACCAATGGATGATTTAGCTGATCCATCCGCTGTTGCTGTATTTAATCATCTTGATGGAAGTATGGTTCTTTCAAGAGCACAATCAGCTAAAAACATTTTTCCTGCTTTTGATCCGCTTGAATCTCAATCAAACTCAGTAAGCGAGGAATTATTAGGAAAAAGACATTTTGATGCAATTATCGAAACAAAGAGAATTTTAAAAGCATATAAAGATCTTGAAGATGTTATTTTAATTCTTGGTTTTGATGAACTTGATGAAGAAAGTAAAAATACAGTTAAAAAAGCTTTACAACTTGAAAACTTTTTTACTCAAAATTTCTTTATGACAGAACACTTTACTAAATCTCCTGGGGTATTTGTACCGTTACAAGATACAATCGAAAGTGTTATTAGAATTCTTGAAGGTAAGTACTTAAAACAAAGTCCAGAAATCTTCCAATACATTGGATCGAATTTAGATATTCCAACAGATGAAGAATTAGAAGAAATGTCAAAAATAAAGGAATAA
- a CDS encoding MSC_0619 family F1-like ATPase alpha subunit: MKKNPKITSIFDYIVEVSGEYPYKQKQFYHLENNEDVKLMLISATHDKAFLIANTKENQLQIGSEIILENDDARVDTPNELFGNVIDIFGNIILPYPEKTQLSLNASGRKVFELAHDLMSVKTLNEQLFTGIASVDLLIPIGKGQRELIIGDRQTGKTHIALNTIINQAKEGIKCIYVAIGQKREAISKIYNTLKEYNAIENTIIIDAPSTSAFEQYLAPYIGMAHAENISYNDDVLIVFDDLTKHSNIIREIALLTDRPVGKEAMPGNTFFSHSQLLERSGSFIDRKTITALPILQTVDGDITSLIASNIISITDGQIVTSSDLFSHGILPAININLSVSRTGSSVQSRSVTKVAAEIGKIFRKYKRHLKLATLDYDFNKETTALLHKGKMIEKLFNQKGFAIYSKQTVLLTSKLISWGLFKGIKNQEKALQFLDEIISIHPDAKVAFEKLTSDEENYDDAILKSFFASALKQYSDYVGLDWKIEVEHEFTDLDQEYMNDIATKLGDK, encoded by the coding sequence ATGAAAAAAAATCCAAAGATTACATCAATATTTGATTATATTGTTGAAGTTTCAGGAGAATATCCTTACAAACAAAAACAATTTTATCATTTAGAAAATAATGAAGATGTTAAATTAATGCTAATTAGCGCAACTCATGATAAAGCATTTTTAATTGCAAACACCAAAGAAAATCAATTACAAATTGGTAGTGAAATAATTTTAGAAAATGATGATGCAAGAGTAGACACACCTAATGAGTTATTTGGAAATGTAATTGATATTTTCGGTAATATTATTTTACCTTACCCAGAAAAAACCCAATTAAGTCTTAATGCATCTGGTAGAAAAGTATTTGAATTGGCGCATGATTTAATGTCAGTTAAAACTTTAAATGAGCAATTATTTACTGGTATTGCTTCAGTTGATTTATTGATACCAATCGGAAAAGGACAACGTGAATTAATTATCGGTGATCGTCAAACTGGAAAAACACATATTGCATTAAATACCATTATTAATCAAGCAAAAGAAGGTATTAAATGTATTTATGTTGCAATTGGACAAAAACGTGAAGCTATTTCAAAAATTTATAATACTTTAAAAGAATATAATGCTATTGAAAACACAATTATAATTGATGCTCCATCAACAAGTGCATTTGAACAATATTTAGCCCCATATATCGGAATGGCACATGCTGAAAATATTTCTTATAATGATGATGTGTTAATTGTTTTTGATGATTTAACTAAACATTCAAACATTATTCGTGAAATTGCGCTTTTAACAGATAGACCAGTAGGTAAAGAAGCTATGCCTGGGAATACATTCTTCTCACATTCACAACTCTTAGAACGTTCTGGTTCATTTATTGATAGAAAAACAATTACTGCACTTCCTATTTTACAAACTGTTGATGGTGACATTACTTCATTAATAGCTTCAAATATTATTTCTATTACTGATGGACAAATTGTTACAAGTTCAGATTTATTTTCGCACGGAATTTTACCAGCTATTAACATTAACTTATCAGTTTCTCGTACAGGATCAAGTGTTCAAAGTAGATCAGTAACCAAAGTAGCCGCAGAAATAGGAAAAATATTTAGAAAATACAAACGTCATTTAAAACTTGCTACCTTAGATTATGACTTTAATAAGGAAACAACAGCTTTATTACATAAAGGAAAAATGATTGAAAAATTATTTAATCAAAAAGGATTTGCAATTTATTCTAAACAAACAGTTTTATTAACATCAAAACTTATTTCATGAGGTTTATTTAAAGGAATAAAAAATCAAGAAAAAGCTTTACAATTTCTTGATGAAATCATTAGTATTCATCCTGATGCTAAGGTTGCTTTTGAAAAGCTTACTAGTGATGAAGAAAATTATGATGATGCAATATTAAAATCATTTTTCGCTTCTGCATTAAAACAATATTCTGATTATGTTGGATTAGATTGAAAAATAGAAGTAGAGCATGAATTTACAGACCTTGATCAAGAATATATGAATGATATAGCAACTAAGTTAGGAGATAAATAA
- a CDS encoding MSC_0620 family F1-like ATPase-associated subunit, which yields MSKKFKKIFKTLSLASTLMLPITVLSAETDQKSTPSNGGDNSPKQGAEKKEEPKKEPKNDPEFDSFKDKATNKTKEGIKKALERFEAFAKEEIAKTEKLEKDFKKRFSKTTYLKILASFVKNNKEKIINNPNENGFALIFPYVIGTNRKINIQDIEYNNQKYTSVWTGLTDPTDYKKALEKDGKFKIIKENQINDFDKARFDNAIEQYQKALNEKIDGLIYNEKDVLEIEKDFNLDFESSNEKNGYTIKPPKNYKTWDEYIKAKIKPRVIDFDLNLNIKLTQEDKKEEKPQKNPEIPPSDKSPDLLDQKKDPAANPEVFQGIPALSPEVRYNLITKDNKEIMNLYNSNKTNILAGKEDPIFFFRNPINTRYAYTVIALTEEGSNLLATVELKDVINPNAKRSFLIKVEKSNDARVALLTEQLFKSIQEVFYELYKAVGLDEKLDYDKLLSGAVSNALFHIVDSGVKLINNEKINQEFNKAIEVYKTDLKISEDFSYSNNYINGFKNNIRELILTALKTSRINNLPFYYSLVQSFNNKKFGISERIKGRIKPNANLTSNKPGESKYEKELIAKNIDLNELNTFYQNLETKIYKLRKTTDLLTFNVSNWYKVFISNLSVVSKELLLLQDVIGDRAVVQPPKQNAQNKNQQNTTEDTSTVNAKYKELVNINNEARKQNNLINRNIGIGLTTVGFLGSIVNAISLVRIISQRKPKQYKRLSILLLIAFDILLIIGLVLLILGMKGI from the coding sequence ATGAGTAAAAAGTTTAAAAAGATTTTTAAGACACTTTCGCTTGCCTCAACTTTAATGCTTCCTATCACCGTTCTTTCTGCCGAAACTGATCAAAAGAGCACACCATCTAATGGTGGAGATAATTCGCCAAAACAAGGCGCTGAGAAAAAAGAAGAACCAAAAAAAGAACCGAAAAATGATCCAGAATTTGATTCTTTTAAAGATAAAGCAACAAATAAAACAAAAGAAGGTATTAAAAAAGCTTTAGAAAGATTTGAAGCATTTGCTAAAGAAGAGATTGCTAAAACAGAAAAACTTGAAAAAGATTTTAAAAAACGTTTCAGTAAAACAACATACTTGAAAATCCTTGCTTCATTTGTTAAAAATAATAAAGAAAAAATTATTAATAATCCAAATGAAAATGGTTTTGCTTTAATTTTTCCATATGTAATAGGAACTAATAGAAAAATAAATATCCAAGATATTGAATATAATAATCAAAAATATACAAGTGTTTGAACAGGATTAACAGATCCTACTGATTACAAAAAAGCCTTAGAGAAAGATGGAAAATTTAAAATCATTAAAGAAAACCAAATCAACGATTTTGATAAAGCAAGGTTTGATAATGCTATAGAACAATATCAAAAAGCCTTAAACGAGAAAATTGACGGTTTAATTTATAATGAAAAAGATGTTTTAGAAATTGAAAAAGATTTTAATTTAGATTTTGAATCTTCTAATGAAAAAAATGGATACACTATAAAACCTCCAAAAAATTATAAGACTTGAGATGAATATATTAAAGCTAAAATTAAACCACGTGTGATTGATTTTGACCTTAATTTAAACATTAAATTAACTCAAGAGGATAAAAAGGAAGAAAAACCTCAAAAAAATCCAGAAATACCACCATCAGATAAGTCACCAGATCTTTTAGATCAGAAAAAAGATCCAGCAGCAAATCCTGAGGTATTCCAAGGGATTCCGGCTTTAAGTCCTGAGGTAAGATATAATTTAATTACTAAAGACAACAAAGAAATAATGAATTTGTACAATAGTAATAAGACAAATATATTAGCAGGAAAAGAAGATCCGATTTTCTTTTTTAGAAATCCAATTAATACTAGATATGCATATACAGTTATCGCACTTACAGAAGAAGGTTCTAATTTATTAGCAACCGTTGAATTAAAAGATGTAATTAATCCAAATGCTAAAAGATCGTTTCTTATTAAAGTTGAAAAAAGTAATGATGCAAGAGTTGCATTATTAACTGAGCAATTGTTTAAATCAATTCAAGAAGTTTTTTATGAATTATATAAAGCTGTTGGACTTGATGAAAAACTTGATTATGACAAATTATTAAGCGGAGCAGTTTCCAATGCTTTATTCCACATTGTTGATAGCGGGGTTAAATTAATTAATAATGAAAAAATTAATCAAGAGTTTAATAAGGCTATTGAAGTATATAAAACAGATTTAAAAATAAGTGAAGACTTTTCATATAGTAATAACTATATAAACGGGTTTAAAAATAATATTAGAGAATTAATTCTTACAGCTTTAAAAACTTCAAGAATTAATAATTTACCATTTTATTATTCATTAGTTCAGAGTTTTAATAATAAAAAATTCGGAATTTCTGAAAGAATTAAAGGAAGAATTAAACCAAATGCTAATTTAACATCTAATAAACCTGGTGAATCAAAATATGAGAAAGAATTAATTGCTAAGAATATAGATTTAAATGAATTAAATACTTTTTATCAAAATCTTGAAACAAAGATTTATAAATTAAGAAAAACAACTGACTTATTAACTTTTAATGTTTCAAATTGATATAAGGTTTTTATTAGTAATTTAAGTGTAGTTTCTAAGGAATTATTATTGTTACAAGATGTAATTGGTGATAGAGCAGTAGTTCAACCGCCTAAACAAAATGCTCAAAATAAAAATCAACAAAATACTACAGAAGATACATCAACTGTAAATGCAAAATATAAAGAATTAGTGAATATCAATAATGAAGCTAGAAAACAAAATAATTTAATTAATAGAAATATTGGTATAGGACTAACAACTGTTGGATTTTTAGGTTCAATAGTGAATGCAATTTCGTTAGTTAGAATAATTTCTCAAAGAAAACCAAAACAATATAAAAGACTTTCAATATTATTATTAATTGCCTTTGACATATTATTAATTATTGGATTAGTTTTACTAATTTTAGGAATGAAAGGAATATAA
- a CDS encoding MSC_0621 family F1-like ATPase epsilon subunit, with protein sequence MLFKNINITYLNGKNIQFNDYEIFINHNDEDNWVELDKNSVGSYSKVLLRFRNKKLNNEFYTFLESVSFIADMENIDIKTFSSQNFYKKAKKTKNQRGELAELKKKMREISSNQHFGWIIDEVIEMDELENSYFICLMKNLLNIEEVENYE encoded by the coding sequence ATGCTCTTTAAAAACATTAACATTACCTATTTAAATGGGAAAAATATACAGTTTAATGATTATGAAATTTTTATTAATCATAACGATGAAGACAATTGAGTTGAATTAGATAAAAATTCAGTTGGTTCATATTCAAAGGTATTACTTAGATTCAGAAATAAAAAATTAAATAATGAATTTTATACATTTTTAGAAAGTGTTAGTTTTATTGCTGATATGGAAAATATCGATATTAAAACATTCTCATCTCAAAATTTTTATAAAAAAGCTAAAAAAACTAAAAATCAAAGAGGTGAATTAGCTGAATTAAAAAAGAAAATGCGTGAGATTTCGTCTAATCAACATTTTGGTTGAATAATCGATGAAGTGATAGAAATGGATGAATTAGAAAATTCATATTTTATTTGTTTAATGAAAAATCTTTTAAATATTGAGGAGGTTGAAAATTATGAGTAA
- a CDS encoding MSC_0622 family F1-like ATPase gamma subunit, translating to MHIKDLIQKKRNLENIHVKVNNDKNILLINILNLTRKLSFYVDNALLNSKLLDGLKEKYNIKNNFIQSNKFTQLKHKIKKPRELYIYLTEEQKYGTDSYSRYENEILKRSKDSSIDFISIGERSKNFIESNKLNLLRYFDNSSYPNLTKILTKTIKILFVENNYSKVNFVINSSKNYKDPFTILPLENFDVDKLLQLKEKTEWNNSLKDYKIYPNIENFIEAQIFVYLENVINSLIVESSFYNAKNNLVTIDKKIKQIDEELLIVTKRVNRAKQEKQIEEIILLTQKKKTIFDEGGN from the coding sequence ATGCATATTAAAGATCTAATACAAAAAAAGCGTAATTTAGAAAACATTCATGTTAAGGTTAATAATGATAAAAATATTTTGTTAATTAACATTTTAAACCTAACAAGAAAATTATCATTTTATGTTGATAATGCTTTATTAAATTCTAAATTACTAGACGGATTAAAAGAGAAATATAACATTAAAAACAATTTTATTCAATCTAATAAATTTACTCAACTAAAACATAAGATTAAAAAACCAAGAGAACTTTATATATATTTAACTGAAGAACAAAAATATGGAACAGATTCATATTCTAGATATGAAAATGAAATTCTTAAAAGATCTAAGGATTCATCAATTGACTTTATTAGTATCGGTGAGAGATCTAAGAATTTTATAGAATCAAATAAATTGAATTTACTTAGATATTTTGACAATTCATCATATCCGAATTTAACTAAAATTTTAACAAAGACAATCAAAATTTTATTTGTTGAAAACAACTATTCAAAAGTTAACTTTGTTATTAATTCAAGTAAAAACTACAAAGATCCATTTACTATATTACCGCTTGAAAACTTTGATGTTGATAAGCTTTTGCAGCTTAAAGAAAAAACAGAATGAAATAATTCTTTAAAAGATTATAAGATATATCCAAATATCGAAAATTTTATTGAAGCACAAATCTTTGTTTATTTAGAAAATGTTATTAATTCTTTAATAGTTGAATCATCATTTTACAATGCAAAAAATAATCTTGTTACAATTGATAAAAAAATTAAACAAATTGATGAAGAGTTATTAATTGTTACTAAAAGAGTTAATAGAGCAAAACAAGAAAAGCAAATCGAAGAAATTATTCTCCTTACTCAGAAAAAGAAAACAATTTTTGATGAAGGAGGTAATTAA
- a CDS encoding DUF2714 domain-containing protein yields MPLKWISKQKIQEQEATFNLYKKYESIRSKNENNILSFDTLISRPLLHNNVGFSSNEYINIKNMINEAVNKKYDLIFDEFTITFNLNLKYSTSVMIPMVTNHSGEMSDNFAANLTSSDDYLTHKILRDFNNEITNFLGRGYYLEIIPNTILFYHNQELKLFFSKELSVKIQ; encoded by the coding sequence ATGCCATTAAAATGAATTTCAAAACAAAAAATTCAAGAACAAGAAGCGACCTTTAATTTATATAAAAAGTATGAGTCGATACGTTCTAAAAACGAAAATAATATTTTATCATTTGATACATTAATTAGTAGACCACTATTACATAATAATGTTGGGTTTTCTTCTAATGAATACATAAATATTAAAAATATGATAAATGAAGCTGTAAATAAAAAATATGATTTGATTTTTGATGAATTCACAATTACATTTAATTTAAATCTTAAATATAGTACTTCAGTAATGATTCCGATGGTTACTAATCATAGTGGTGAGATGTCAGATAATTTTGCGGCTAATTTAACTTCTTCCGATGATTATTTAACCCATAAAATATTGCGTGATTTTAATAATGAAATTACCAACTTCTTAGGTAGAGGTTACTATTTAGAAATCATTCCAAATACTATTTTGTTTTATCACAACCAAGAATTAAAGTTATTTTTCTCTAAAGAACTAAGTGTAAAAATCCAATAA
- a CDS encoding MSC_0624 family F1-like ATPase-associated membrane protein — MNNNDLFDRRRIYINYSSQISSKSGNEWIFIYKLILILFFAIGSLVLFIKLGDSLFPEKVLVFLGGKPFQNFISFVTVNQQQINATLLIRFSILYFVFLFATFKNFSNINEQKERIKQYIVFYILYLSLSIIAFVLFFAFIGKNIPIKIKEGNVEKIVMVFVQHKYINLVYLLIPITLVNISFEIYKFILKRKSDPIIYKSLLPIIIQTFSQLMLLGFVLFNVLLWDSYSKNGSLFDGENQKYWNFVERLFNEKNSKNLLIIVSIFTFIIFMIIGSNAMKLHKISEKNIYQVQEKDRYILGIIFIVVAIIWLGTLLGGETVKYAIFGKETKYDLIHGLVIIIASITTFLYFAFSFISKTNTKNPIALSVRFAIAQLLIWVPLVYSVITYDNSNINLINLFILTSLSSATFIHYLIKNKSFSNLTTFFIIVLFIVKISLLLIFGLNHILLTQENHVLVSVPTPISIVKIISISYVSVLIFFVVCLVIHLQSAIGVKIFKKKKVIN; from the coding sequence ATGAATAATAATGATTTGTTTGATAGAAGACGGATTTACATTAATTATAGTTCTCAAATAAGTTCAAAATCAGGTAATGAATGAATTTTTATTTATAAACTTATTTTAATATTATTTTTTGCTATTGGTTCATTAGTATTATTTATTAAACTTGGTGATTCATTATTTCCAGAAAAAGTTTTAGTCTTCCTTGGTGGAAAACCATTTCAGAACTTTATATCATTTGTAACCGTAAATCAGCAACAAATAAATGCTACTTTATTAATTAGGTTTAGTATTTTATATTTCGTTTTTTTGTTTGCTACATTCAAGAATTTTAGTAATATTAATGAACAAAAGGAAAGGATAAAACAATATATAGTATTTTATATTTTATATTTATCATTATCTATTATTGCTTTTGTTTTATTCTTTGCTTTTATTGGAAAAAATATTCCTATAAAAATCAAAGAAGGAAATGTTGAAAAAATTGTAATGGTTTTTGTTCAACATAAATATATTAATCTAGTATATTTATTAATTCCTATAACATTAGTTAATATCTCATTTGAGATTTACAAGTTCATTTTAAAAAGAAAATCAGATCCTATTATTTATAAATCATTATTGCCAATTATTATTCAAACATTTTCACAATTAATGTTGCTTGGATTTGTGTTATTTAATGTTTTATTATGAGATAGTTATTCAAAAAATGGATCTTTATTTGATGGTGAAAATCAAAAATATTGAAATTTTGTTGAGCGTCTTTTTAATGAAAAGAATTCAAAGAATTTATTAATTATTGTTTCAATATTTACTTTTATTATTTTTATGATAATCGGATCTAATGCTATGAAACTTCATAAAATATCAGAAAAAAACATTTATCAAGTGCAAGAAAAAGATAGATATATTTTGGGAATTATTTTTATTGTAGTAGCTATTATTTGGCTAGGAACATTATTAGGTGGAGAAACAGTAAAATATGCTATTTTTGGTAAAGAAACTAAATATGATTTAATTCATGGATTAGTTATTATAATTGCATCTATTACAACTTTTCTTTATTTTGCTTTTTCCTTTATTAGCAAAACAAATACTAAAAACCCAATTGCATTAAGTGTTAGGTTTGCAATTGCTCAATTGTTAATTTGAGTTCCACTGGTTTATTCTGTTATTACATATGATAATTCAAATATTAACTTAATAAACTTATTTATTTTAACTTCTTTATCATCTGCTACATTTATTCATTATTTAATTAAAAATAAATCATTTTCAAATTTAACTACCTTTTTTATCATCGTATTATTCATTGTTAAAATTTCTTTATTATTGATTTTTGGACTAAACCACATTTTACTTACTCAAGAAAATCATGTTTTAGTTTCAGTGCCAACTCCAATTTCAATTGTTAAAATAATTAGCATTTCATATGTTTCAGTCTTAATATTCTTTGTTGTATGTTTAGTAATACATTTACAATCAGCAATAGGAGTAAAAATATTTAAAAAGAAGAAAGTAATTAATTAG